In the Aliarcobacter cryaerophilus genome, one interval contains:
- the zupT gene encoding zinc transporter ZupT, with translation MQDISLETFLFAAMLTFFAGFATSIGAILAFFSKKDNYFILSIGMGFSAGVMIYVSFMEILVKSRESFTNLYENPITGEFLTIICFFIGIILTAFIDKVIPEDLNPHEPKSDNQLQELKPDTKSSLIRNSKLRRTGIFTAIAIAIHNFPEGFATFVSALENPTVGITIAFAIAIHNIPEGMAVSLPIYHATGEKKKAFWYATLSGLAEPLGAVVGFFLLLPFMGDATLAIVFGIVAGIMVYISFDELLPASRVYGNAHTTIVGISLGMFVMAISLVLFKLI, from the coding sequence ATGCAAGACATCTCACTTGAAACCTTTCTTTTTGCTGCAATGCTAACTTTTTTCGCAGGATTTGCTACATCTATTGGTGCTATTTTGGCATTTTTCTCAAAAAAAGATAACTACTTTATTTTATCAATTGGTATGGGGTTTTCAGCTGGAGTTATGATTTATGTATCTTTTATGGAGATTTTAGTTAAATCAAGAGAATCTTTTACCAATCTTTATGAAAATCCTATTACAGGAGAATTTTTAACAATAATTTGCTTTTTTATAGGAATAATTTTAACAGCCTTCATAGATAAAGTAATTCCAGAAGATTTAAATCCACACGAACCAAAAAGCGACAATCAGCTTCAAGAGTTAAAACCAGATACAAAATCATCACTAATAAGAAATTCAAAGCTAAGAAGAACAGGAATTTTCACAGCAATCGCAATAGCAATTCACAACTTTCCAGAAGGTTTTGCTACATTTGTTTCAGCTTTAGAAAACCCAACAGTTGGTATTACAATTGCATTTGCAATAGCTATTCACAATATTCCAGAAGGAATGGCAGTATCTTTACCAATCTATCACGCAACTGGAGAGAAGAAAAAAGCATTTTGGTATGCAACACTTTCAGGACTAGCTGAACCTCTTGGTGCTGTTGTTGGATTTTTCTTGCTTCTTCCTTTTATGGGAGATGCTACTTTGGCAATTGTTTTTGGAATTGTTGCTGGAATTATGGTTTATATCTCTTTTGATGAGCTTTTACCAGCTTCAAGAGTCTATGGAAATGCTCACACAACAATAGTTGGGATTTCTTTGGGAATGTTTGTTATGGCTATTAGTCTAGTGTTGTTTAAGTTAATCTAA
- the rpsU gene encoding 30S ribosomal protein S21 encodes MPGIKVRDNESFDEAYRRFKKQCDRNLIVTETRARRYFEPMTEIRKKQKISARKKMLKKLYMLRRYESRL; translated from the coding sequence GTGCCAGGCATTAAAGTTAGAGATAATGAATCTTTTGACGAAGCGTATAGAAGATTTAAAAAGCAATGTGATAGAAACCTTATAGTTACAGAAACAAGAGCTAGAAGATATTTTGAACCAATGACTGAAATCAGAAAAAAACAAAAAATTTCTGCTAGAAAGAAAATGCTTAAAAAATTATATATGCTTAGAAGATACGAATCTAGATTATAA
- the rhuM gene encoding RhuM family protein produces MQDLSNLVVYNDGELELKVSVDSETIWLTQKQIAEVFGVKIPAISKHIKNIYKDNELNEFSTVSILEIVQKEGNRNIVRNIEHYNLDIVLSVGYRTNSVKAIKFRQWATSVLKNYIQNGYAINNHKITEQRLFALENDMQFIKSKIKNNSLEFNQNIFFDGQIYDSYSFVNDLIKLAKSEIVLIDNYIDDTVFTLFSKYPNINFTIYTSTISKQLKLDFEKYSKQYKNISLKTFKSSHDRFLIIDKKDIYHLGASLKDLGKKWFAFSKMSLNSLNVDDIFNKLKV; encoded by the coding sequence ATGCAAGATTTATCAAATTTAGTGGTTTACAATGATGGTGAACTAGAACTTAAAGTTTCGGTTGATAGTGAAACAATTTGGCTAACACAAAAGCAAATAGCTGAAGTTTTTGGAGTAAAAATTCCTGCTATTTCAAAGCATATTAAAAATATTTATAAAGATAATGAGTTAAATGAGTTTTCAACTGTTTCCATTTTGGAAATAGTTCAAAAAGAAGGTAATAGAAATATTGTAAGAAATATTGAGCATTATAATTTGGATATTGTTTTATCTGTTGGATACAGAACAAACTCCGTTAAAGCAATAAAATTCAGACAATGGGCAACATCTGTGTTAAAAAACTATATTCAAAATGGATATGCGATAAATAATCACAAAATTACAGAACAAAGGCTTTTTGCACTTGAAAATGATATGCAATTTATAAAATCAAAAATAAAAAACAACTCTTTGGAATTTAATCAAAACATCTTTTTTGATGGACAAATTTACGATTCTTACAGTTTTGTAAATGATTTAATAAAACTTGCAAAGAGTGAAATAGTTTTGATAGATAACTATATTGATGATACAGTTTTTACTCTTTTTTCTAAATATCCAAATATAAATTTCACAATCTATACTTCAACAATTTCAAAACAGCTAAAACTAGATTTTGAAAAATATTCAAAACAATATAAAAATATTTCTCTAAAAACTTTTAAATCTAGCCACGATAGATTTTTGATTATCGATAAAAAAGATATTTATCATTTGGGAGCTAGTTTGAAAGATTTGGGTAAAAAATGGTTTGCCTTTTCAAAGATGAGTTTGAACTCTTTAAATGTAGATGATATTTTCAATAAGCTTAAAGTGTAA
- a CDS encoding DUF2971 domain-containing protein: MDINSKDKNKLFDESMLNFISYNSYQRDTILMFFEQILYKYQNFSINSLSSLTENYLYFASPNKLNDPFDVASLSLEKQFENLEINKERFKTCSLSKINDNKLMWSHYAKEHTGICIGYKFLYLPNYIGKEKVLYKDTNIPEKDIFKSIMDYWRIKSEDWEYEQEVRLLHYGEKEKINYTFDKNEAFQKNIIGLQIVSISFGLRFKEFNIIKPIIKEIERKQKTKIDIFQAKTIEQKLILEKILNF; encoded by the coding sequence ATGGATATAAATTCTAAAGATAAAAATAAATTATTTGATGAAAGTATGTTAAATTTTATTTCTTATAATTCATACCAAAGAGATACTATTTTAATGTTTTTTGAACAAATCTTATATAAATATCAGAATTTTTCTATAAATTCATTATCTAGTTTAACCGAAAATTATCTTTATTTTGCTAGTCCAAATAAACTAAATGACCCTTTTGATGTAGCATCTTTATCTTTAGAAAAACAATTTGAAAATTTAGAAATAAATAAAGAAAGATTTAAAACTTGTTCTTTATCTAAAATTAATGATAATAAGTTGATGTGGTCGCATTATGCAAAAGAGCATACAGGTATTTGTATAGGTTATAAATTTTTATATCTTCCAAATTATATTGGAAAAGAAAAAGTTTTATATAAAGATACAAATATTCCAGAAAAAGATATTTTTAAAAGTATTATGGACTATTGGAGAATTAAATCTGAAGATTGGGAATATGAGCAAGAAGTTAGATTGTTACATTATGGAGAAAAAGAAAAAATAAATTATACATTTGATAAAAATGAAGCATTTCAAAAAAATATTATTGGATTACAAATAGTTTCTATTTCTTTTGGTTTAAGATTTAAAGAATTTAATATTATAAAGCCAATTATCAAAGAAATAGAAAGAAAACAAAAAACTAAAATAGATATTTTTCAAGCAAAAACTATTGAACAAAAGTTAATACTTGAAAAAATACTGAACTTTTAA
- a CDS encoding type II toxin-antitoxin system RelE/ParE family toxin gives MKYSFHFEAEIELNSYIDYYEEFKVGLGLEFANEVYKTIQRIINFPNAWQILTDDLRRSLTNRFPFGVIYYIKNDEIIILAVMHLRKKPDYFLKRKR, from the coding sequence ATGAAATACTCTTTTCATTTTGAAGCAGAAATAGAGTTAAATAGCTATATAGATTATTATGAAGAGTTTAAAGTCGGCTTAGGTTTAGAGTTTGCAAATGAAGTTTATAAAACTATACAAAGGATAATAAACTTCCCAAATGCTTGGCAAATTTTAACTGATGATTTAAGAAGAAGCTTGACAAATAGATTCCCATTTGGTGTGATTTATTATATAAAAAATGATGAAATAATTATCTTAGCTGTAATGCATCTTAGAAAAAAACCAGATTATTTCTTGAAAAGAAAGCGATAA
- the moaC gene encoding cyclic pyranopterin monophosphate synthase MoaC encodes MNLTHIDDNNRPKMVDVSGKNETHRIAVASGKITMSKEAYDAIIGNVVKKGPVLQTAVIAAIMGTKKTSELIPMCHPLLLSGINCDIEELPQTNSFKLFVTAKLNGQTGVEMEALTGVSVGLLTIYDMVKAIDKSMIISDIQLESKSGGKSGDFKR; translated from the coding sequence ATGAATTTAACACATATTGATGATAATAATAGACCAAAAATGGTAGATGTTTCAGGAAAAAATGAGACACATAGAATTGCAGTTGCAAGTGGAAAGATTACTATGAGTAAAGAGGCTTATGATGCAATTATTGGAAATGTTGTTAAAAAAGGTCCAGTTTTGCAAACAGCCGTAATAGCGGCAATTATGGGGACAAAAAAGACAAGCGAATTAATACCTATGTGCCATCCTTTACTTTTGAGTGGAATTAATTGTGATATAGAAGAGTTACCACAAACAAATAGTTTTAAACTTTTTGTTACAGCAAAATTAAATGGGCAAACAGGTGTTGAGATGGAAGCTTTAACAGGTGTTAGTGTTGGACTTCTTACAATTTATGATATGGTAAAGGCTATTGATAAAAGTATGATAATTTCAGATATTCAGCTTGAAAGTAAAAGCGGTGGAAAAAGTGGAGATTTTAAAAGATGA
- a CDS encoding addiction module protein translates to MLALNQKQLLDEVELLPIDIKTKIVDKILSSLNPTDKTITDLWIKEAKERKNQIELNQTELINGDEVFRKIAKKFDK, encoded by the coding sequence ATGTTGGCATTAAATCAAAAACAACTATTAGATGAAGTAGAACTTTTACCAATAGATATAAAAACAAAAATTGTTGATAAAATATTATCTAGCTTAAATCCAACAGATAAAACAATAACTGATTTATGGATAAAAGAGGCAAAAGAGCGAAAAAATCAAATTGAATTAAATCAAACAGAGCTTATAAATGGAGATGAAGTTTTTAGAAAAATTGCTAAAAAGTTTGATAAATGA
- the surE gene encoding 5'/3'-nucleotidase SurE, translating to MMKILLTNDDGYDAVGLKALIKALTPIAKVMVVAPAKNKSACGHSLTLDKPLRLISVDDEYYKIDDATPTDCIYLSLGHLFKNGYRPDLVISGINIGANMGEDITYSGTASAAMEAVIHGVPAIAISQVCKDMCRSIVVDWDFELACKVILDLIARIKNGSFPLAERKFLNVNIPPLKVKDCKGVKITKAGYREYGNDAHRHTNPRGEEYYWIGLHPLRWKPSLDSSCDFEAIKDGYVSISPIMLDMTSHSDIKNLENWLEK from the coding sequence ATGATGAAAATTCTATTAACAAATGATGATGGATATGATGCCGTAGGACTTAAAGCTTTAATAAAAGCTTTAACACCAATAGCAAAAGTAATGGTAGTAGCACCTGCAAAAAATAAATCTGCATGTGGTCACTCTTTAACTTTAGATAAGCCATTACGACTTATAAGCGTTGATGATGAATACTATAAAATAGATGATGCAACACCAACAGATTGTATATACTTATCTTTAGGTCACCTTTTTAAAAATGGTTACCGACCTGATTTAGTAATAAGCGGTATAAATATTGGTGCAAATATGGGAGAAGATATCACATATAGTGGAACAGCAAGTGCTGCAATGGAGGCTGTAATTCATGGAGTTCCAGCAATTGCCATATCTCAAGTTTGTAAAGATATGTGCAGAAGTATTGTTGTTGATTGGGATTTTGAGCTAGCTTGTAAGGTAATTTTAGATCTTATAGCTAGAATAAAAAATGGCTCTTTCCCACTAGCTGAAAGAAAGTTTTTAAATGTTAATATTCCACCTTTAAAAGTAAAAGATTGCAAAGGTGTAAAAATCACAAAAGCTGGATATAGAGAGTATGGAAATGATGCACATAGACATACAAATCCAAGAGGTGAAGAGTATTATTGGATAGGACTTCATCCATTAAGATGGAAACCTAGTCTTGATAGTTCTTGTGACTTTGAAGCTATAAAAGATGGCTATGTATCAATCAGTCCAATAATGCTAGATATGACATCTCATAGCGATATCAAAAATTTGGAAAATTGGCTAGAAAAATAA
- a CDS encoding YbeD family protein: MIDLSDKKLELNYPCSWEYKLVVLETCNIKKCVKEVIFEREHNLKPSKTSSKGKFKSYSLEMLVHNDDDRTEIFRLLGEHSDIKMVL; the protein is encoded by the coding sequence ATGATAGATTTAAGTGATAAAAAATTAGAGTTAAACTACCCTTGTAGTTGGGAATACAAACTTGTTGTTTTGGAAACTTGTAATATTAAAAAATGTGTAAAAGAGGTTATTTTTGAACGAGAACATAACTTAAAACCATCAAAAACTAGTTCAAAAGGTAAATTCAAAAGTTATAGTTTGGAGATGCTAGTACACAATGATGATGATAGAACTGAGATTTTTAGACTATTAGGTGAGCACAGTGATATAAAAATGGTGTTGTAG